A genome region from Staphylococcus capitis subsp. capitis includes the following:
- a CDS encoding SE1832 family protein, with the protein MDLESKLTELKYDYVRLQNDLDKKESLNQNVDPLLKQLEDIEQQISDIRAKMNE; encoded by the coding sequence ATGGATTTAGAATCTAAATTAACAGAACTAAAATATGATTATGTACGATTACAGAATGATTTAGATAAAAAGGAATCGCTTAATCAAAATGTTGATCCACTACTAAAACAGCTAGAAGATATTGAACAACAAATTTCTGACATTCGAGCTAAAATGAATGAATAA
- a CDS encoding lipid II:glycine glycyltransferase FemX, whose translation MEKMNITNQEHDAFVKSHPNGDLLQLSKWADTKKLTGWYSRRIAVGENGEIKGVGQLLFKKIPKLPFTLCYISRGFVTDYNNKEALETLLEIAKQVAKEEKAYAIKIDPDVEVDKGAEALKNLRDLGFKHKGFKEGLSKDYIQPRMTMITPIDKSDDELIQSFERRNRSKVRLALKRGTKVERTGREGLKTFANLMKITGERDGFLTRDISYFENIYDALHEDGDAELFLVKLEPKPVLEQVNKDLDNLSKEKEKLQQKKQDKKTLNKINDAENKIKKTHELKVNLTELEKEHPNGIYLSGALLMFAGNKSYYLYGASSNDFRDFLPNHHMQFEMMKYAREHGATTYDFGGTDNNPDKDSEHYGLWAFKRVWATYLSEKIGEFDYVLNQPLYQLIEQVKPRLTKAKIKLSRKLKGK comes from the coding sequence ATGGAAAAGATGAATATCACTAATCAAGAACATGACGCATTTGTAAAATCTCATCCAAATGGCGACTTACTGCAATTATCTAAATGGGCAGATACTAAGAAATTAACTGGATGGTACTCAAGACGAATTGCGGTTGGTGAAAATGGTGAAATTAAAGGTGTAGGACAATTACTATTCAAAAAAATACCTAAATTACCATTCACTTTATGCTATATATCAAGAGGTTTTGTAACTGATTATAATAATAAAGAAGCTTTAGAGACATTGTTGGAAATTGCTAAACAGGTAGCTAAAGAAGAGAAAGCTTATGCAATCAAAATTGATCCTGACGTTGAGGTTGATAAAGGCGCAGAGGCTTTAAAAAACCTTCGTGATTTAGGATTTAAACATAAAGGGTTCAAAGAAGGATTATCAAAGGATTATATCCAACCTAGAATGACAATGATTACGCCTATCGATAAATCTGACGATGAACTTATCCAAAGTTTTGAACGACGCAATCGTTCTAAAGTACGTTTAGCACTTAAACGAGGTACTAAAGTTGAACGTACTGGACGTGAGGGCTTAAAAACTTTCGCTAATTTGATGAAAATTACAGGTGAACGAGATGGGTTCTTAACGCGTGATATTAGTTACTTTGAAAATATTTATGATGCATTACATGAAGATGGAGATGCAGAACTTTTCTTAGTGAAATTAGAACCTAAGCCAGTTTTAGAACAAGTTAATAAAGACTTAGATAATCTTTCAAAAGAAAAAGAAAAGCTACAACAGAAAAAGCAAGACAAAAAAACATTAAATAAAATAAACGATGCTGAAAATAAAATTAAGAAAACTCATGAACTAAAAGTGAATTTAACAGAGCTTGAAAAAGAACATCCAAATGGCATCTATTTATCGGGTGCATTATTGATGTTCGCAGGTAATAAGTCATATTATCTATATGGTGCCTCTTCAAATGATTTCCGTGATTTCTTACCAAATCATCATATGCAATTCGAAATGATGAAGTATGCTCGAGAGCACGGTGCTACCACGTATGATTTTGGTGGAACTGATAATAATCCAGATAAAGATTCAGAACATTATGGATTATGGGCATTTAAGCGTGTTTGGGCCACATATTTAAGTGAAAAAATAGGTGAATTTGATTATGTCCTTAATCAACCGCTATATCAATTGATTGAACAAGTAAAACCTCGTTTAACTAAGGCTAAGATTAAATTATCACGTAAACTAAAAGGTAAATAA
- the moaA gene encoding GTP 3',8-cyclase MoaA, whose amino-acid sequence MVVEQIKDKLGRPIRDLRLSVTDRCNFRCDYCMPKEIFGDDFVFLPKEELLTFEEMTRISRIYAELGVKKIRITGGEPLLRRNLYQLIEQLNEIEGIEDIGLTTNGLLLKKHGQNLYNAGLRRINVSLDAIDDEVFQAINNRNIKASTILEQIDYAVSIGFHVKVNVVIQKGVNDDQIIPMIDYFKDKQIEIRFIEFMDVGNDNGWDFSKVVTKDEMLNMIEEHFNIEPLEPKYFGEVAKYYRHNDNGAKFGLITSVSQSFCSTCTRARLSSDGKFYGCLFATVDGFNVKAFMRSGATDEELKEQFKALWHIRDDRYSDERTEQTVANRKRKKINMNYIGG is encoded by the coding sequence ATGGTAGTAGAGCAAATTAAAGATAAATTAGGCCGACCTATACGTGATTTAAGGTTATCTGTCACAGATAGATGTAACTTTAGGTGTGATTACTGTATGCCTAAAGAGATATTTGGAGATGATTTTGTCTTTTTACCTAAAGAAGAGCTACTAACTTTTGAAGAAATGACTCGTATCTCACGTATTTATGCTGAATTAGGTGTCAAAAAGATTAGAATTACTGGAGGCGAACCTTTATTACGTCGTAATTTATATCAATTGATTGAACAGCTTAATGAGATTGAGGGTATTGAGGATATTGGCTTAACGACAAATGGCTTGCTTTTAAAGAAACATGGCCAAAATCTCTATAATGCAGGACTCCGTCGCATTAATGTAAGTTTAGATGCGATTGACGATGAGGTTTTCCAAGCAATTAATAACCGTAATATTAAAGCTTCTACTATTTTAGAACAAATAGACTATGCAGTTTCAATCGGATTTCACGTTAAAGTGAATGTCGTCATACAAAAAGGTGTGAATGATGACCAAATCATACCAATGATAGACTATTTTAAAGATAAGCAGATTGAAATTCGATTTATAGAATTTATGGATGTTGGTAACGACAATGGTTGGGATTTTAGTAAAGTTGTTACCAAAGATGAAATGCTAAATATGATTGAAGAACATTTTAATATTGAGCCACTAGAACCTAAATATTTTGGAGAAGTTGCTAAATATTATAGGCATAATGATAACGGAGCGAAGTTTGGTTTGATAACTAGTGTGTCTCAATCATTCTGTTCTACATGTACTCGAGCACGACTCTCATCAGATGGTAAATTTTACGGATGTTTATTTGCTACTGTGGATGGATTTAACGTTAAAGCATTCATGAGATCTGGAGCAACAGATGAAGAATTAAAAGAACAATTCAAAGCGCTGTGGCATATTCGAGATGACCGATATTCTGATGAACGAACAGAACAAACTGTTGCTAATCGCAAACGTAAAAAAATAAATATGAATTATATCGGAGGATAG
- a CDS encoding AEC family transporter: MTEQFVMIILLIALGYFLKRINYLKATDSQVLSTLVLNVTLPSLVIVNLNSADLNMSFSILPIMMIVYGIVAKIIVIWFFRKYSNQMRGSVGMMTGSMNIGLFAYPLVNAIWPEKGMVYFGMADIGGAMIMFGLTYFVGSYFSEGEDQFNFKFLGKKLIQSVPLVTYIVMFTLNMSNIHIWKPAIDFFSILSKANMPLSMILLGVMLSFSIDREYLPVTIKYLCLHYGLAIVAGTLVHFFLPVSDPMIKTTLLITWLLPVGVAIIPYSIQFKYKTLPFVGMVTNLTIIISIVILYVYQALFV, encoded by the coding sequence GTGACTGAACAATTTGTCATGATTATATTACTTATTGCGCTCGGTTATTTTCTTAAGCGCATTAATTATTTAAAAGCAACTGATAGTCAAGTTCTTTCAACGCTTGTATTAAACGTCACATTACCTTCTCTTGTCATCGTTAACTTAAATAGTGCTGACCTAAATATGTCATTCTCAATCTTACCAATCATGATGATAGTCTATGGTATTGTTGCCAAAATCATTGTGATATGGTTCTTTAGGAAGTATAGTAACCAAATGCGTGGTTCTGTAGGAATGATGACAGGTTCAATGAATATCGGTCTGTTTGCGTATCCTTTAGTTAATGCTATTTGGCCAGAAAAAGGTATGGTATATTTTGGAATGGCTGATATTGGTGGGGCAATGATTATGTTCGGTTTGACATACTTTGTGGGAAGTTATTTCAGTGAAGGTGAAGACCAATTCAATTTTAAATTTTTAGGGAAGAAATTGATTCAGTCTGTACCATTAGTAACCTATATCGTTATGTTTACACTAAATATGTCTAATATTCATATATGGAAGCCAGCCATAGACTTCTTCAGCATTCTTTCTAAAGCTAATATGCCATTATCAATGATATTACTAGGTGTCATGTTGAGCTTTAGCATTGATAGAGAATACTTACCTGTAACGATTAAGTATCTTTGCTTGCATTATGGATTAGCTATTGTAGCAGGAACACTTGTACATTTCTTTTTACCGGTATCAGATCCAATGATTAAGACGACGTTATTAATTACATGGCTTTTACCAGTAGGTGTAGCTATCATACCTTATTCCATTCAATTTAAGTATAAGACGTTGCCATTTGTAGGGATGGTCACTAACTTAACTATAATAATTAGTATTGTTATTCTATATGTTTATCAAGCACTTTTTGTTTAG
- a CDS encoding efflux RND transporter permease subunit codes for MIKKLLQFSLGNKFAIFLMVVLVILGGIYSSAKLKLELLPDVENPMISVQTTMPGATPQSTEDEISRKIDNQVRSLAYVKSVKTESIQNASIVTVEYNDGTDMDKAEEQLRKEIDKIKFKDGVGDPELTRNSMDAFPIVAYSFTSNKHDLKDVTKELNQQLIPKLQTINGVQNAQLNGQTNREVTLKFKQDALDDKGLTADDVENYIKTATRETPLGLFQFGKTDKSLVVDGQFESVNALKNLKIPLSIAGQGNQSSDDSNNSDSDNESLMPKENSNSSQSGSKMASSNGKMPSVSLKDLADVSVGDNRTSISKTNGKDAVNLQIMKSQDANTVQVAKEVQKKVDEFVKNNKGMTSTKTMDTAKPIEDSLYTMVEKAALGTIVAIIVILLFLRNIRTTAISVVSIPLSILIAMVALKLSNVSLNILTLGALTVAIGRVIDDSIVVVENIYRRLSDPNETMKGENLIINATTEVFKPIMSSTLVTIVVFLPLVFVSGSVGEMFRPFALAITFSLLASLLVSITVVPALGSTLFRKGVKTKRQREGLGVISKEYRRILKWSLNHKWIVIVISKVILIGSIGLGATTLGTSYISSGDNKFLALTYTPKPGETEKSVLNHAKEVQKYLDSKDKVQAVQYSVGGPTPQDPTGSTNSMAIMVKYDSNTLHFDEEPDKVLKHIETFKQPGDWKNQDLGTGAGNDSIEVTVKGPSPESIKDTVENIEKKMKNIDGIVNVKSDLSQTYDQYEIKVDQNKAADNGISASQLAMNLNENLPEKTITTVKDKGKKIDVKVKQNKQTDWSPKKLNNIELKKPTGGTIKLSKIASLQKTTTPSKLTQEDGDYATTVTGKVSDKDVGGKSREVMSQLNDIHKPNNVKMNVGGATDDINTAMSQLAIAMLAAIIIVYLILVITFKGGLAPFTILFSLPFTVVGVVLALVITGETISVPSLIGMLMLIGIVVTNAIVLIDRVINNEKNGLEMKEALIEAGGTRIRPILMTAIATIGALIPLLFGQDSSILISKGLAATVIGGLVSSTILTLIVVPVIYEILFTLKNKFSRKWNNK; via the coding sequence ATGATTAAAAAGTTATTACAGTTCTCGCTAGGTAATAAATTCGCTATATTTTTAATGGTTGTTTTAGTCATCTTAGGCGGGATTTATTCGAGTGCAAAATTAAAACTCGAACTTTTACCAGATGTTGAGAATCCGATGATTTCTGTTCAAACTACCATGCCTGGTGCTACCCCTCAATCAACTGAAGATGAAATTAGTAGGAAAATAGATAATCAAGTACGTTCCTTGGCTTATGTAAAGAGTGTGAAGACAGAATCCATACAGAATGCATCAATTGTAACAGTTGAATATAATGATGGCACAGATATGGATAAAGCTGAAGAACAACTAAGAAAAGAAATTGATAAAATTAAATTTAAAGACGGAGTGGGAGATCCGGAATTAACTCGAAACTCTATGGATGCCTTCCCAATCGTTGCATATTCATTTACAAGTAATAAACATGACTTAAAAGATGTAACTAAAGAGCTTAATCAACAACTTATCCCTAAATTACAAACGATTAATGGTGTTCAAAATGCTCAATTAAATGGTCAAACTAATCGTGAAGTAACACTGAAATTTAAGCAAGATGCTTTAGATGATAAAGGGTTAACTGCTGATGATGTCGAAAATTACATAAAAACTGCTACTCGTGAAACACCGTTAGGATTATTCCAATTTGGTAAAACGGATAAATCGCTTGTCGTTGACGGTCAATTTGAATCAGTTAATGCTTTAAAAAATCTAAAGATTCCTTTATCTATAGCAGGACAAGGCAATCAAAGTAGTGATGATTCTAATAATAGCGATTCTGATAATGAGAGCTTAATGCCTAAAGAAAATTCCAACTCTTCGCAATCAGGATCAAAAATGGCAAGTAGTAATGGGAAAATGCCATCAGTAAGCTTAAAAGACTTAGCTGACGTTTCTGTAGGAGATAATCGAACTTCAATATCTAAAACGAATGGTAAAGACGCAGTTAACTTACAAATTATGAAATCTCAAGATGCTAATACTGTTCAAGTTGCCAAAGAAGTTCAGAAAAAAGTAGATGAATTTGTTAAGAATAATAAGGGTATGACATCAACGAAGACGATGGATACAGCTAAACCCATTGAAGATTCCCTTTATACCATGGTAGAAAAAGCAGCTTTAGGTACGATTGTAGCTATTATAGTAATTCTTCTATTCTTACGTAATATTAGAACAACAGCTATTTCAGTAGTATCAATCCCATTGTCCATTCTAATTGCTATGGTGGCTTTAAAGTTAAGTAATGTATCATTAAATATTCTGACATTAGGTGCATTAACTGTCGCAATAGGACGTGTGATTGATGACTCTATCGTCGTAGTTGAAAATATTTATCGTAGACTATCAGATCCCAATGAGACAATGAAAGGTGAAAATTTAATAATTAATGCGACAACTGAAGTATTTAAACCTATCATGTCCTCTACTTTAGTAACGATTGTCGTATTTTTACCACTTGTCTTTGTATCAGGTTCTGTCGGTGAAATGTTTAGACCATTTGCGCTGGCTATCACATTTAGTCTTTTAGCGTCACTCCTTGTTTCCATTACGGTTGTGCCGGCTTTAGGTTCTACACTTTTCAGAAAAGGTGTGAAAACGAAGCGTCAGCGTGAAGGTTTAGGTGTGATTAGCAAAGAATATAGACGAATACTAAAATGGTCACTCAATCATAAATGGATAGTCATTGTGATTAGTAAAGTGATTTTAATTGGTAGTATAGGTTTAGGTGCGACAACATTAGGAACAAGCTATATTTCGTCGGGGGATAATAAATTCTTAGCATTAACTTATACGCCTAAACCCGGCGAAACTGAAAAGTCAGTTTTAAATCATGCGAAGGAAGTACAAAAATACTTAGATAGTAAAGATAAAGTTCAAGCCGTACAATATTCTGTTGGAGGACCGACACCTCAAGATCCAACAGGTAGCACAAATAGTATGGCAATTATGGTTAAATATGATTCAAATACACTTCACTTTGATGAGGAACCAGATAAAGTGCTTAAACATATTGAGACGTTTAAGCAACCAGGAGATTGGAAAAATCAGGATTTAGGAACTGGTGCAGGTAATGATTCAATAGAAGTGACTGTAAAAGGTCCTTCACCAGAATCAATTAAAGATACGGTTGAAAATATTGAGAAGAAAATGAAAAATATTGATGGTATCGTAAATGTTAAATCAGATTTATCACAAACTTATGATCAATATGAAATTAAAGTAGATCAGAATAAGGCTGCCGATAATGGTATTTCGGCAAGTCAATTAGCTATGAATCTTAATGAGAACTTGCCTGAAAAGACAATTACTACAGTTAAAGATAAAGGCAAGAAAATTGATGTTAAAGTTAAACAGAATAAGCAAACTGATTGGTCTCCGAAGAAACTGAATAATATAGAATTGAAAAAACCAACAGGTGGAACAATTAAATTAAGTAAAATAGCTTCATTACAGAAAACTACGACACCAAGTAAGTTAACGCAAGAAGATGGAGACTATGCAACGACTGTGACAGGTAAAGTTTCAGATAAAGATGTCGGAGGTAAGTCTCGCGAAGTCATGTCTCAATTAAATGACATTCATAAACCAAACAACGTTAAAATGAATGTTGGTGGTGCGACTGATGATATTAATACGGCGATGTCTCAATTAGCTATAGCTATGTTAGCTGCTATTATTATTGTTTATTTAATACTTGTCATTACTTTCAAAGGTGGGCTAGCTCCATTTACAATACTCTTCTCATTACCATTTACTGTTGTAGGTGTTGTATTGGCTCTTGTTATAACTGGCGAAACAATTTCCGTACCAAGTTTAATAGGTATGTTGATGCTTATAGGTATTGTGGTAACTAACGCGATTGTCTTAATTGACCGAGTAATAAACAATGAAAAGAATGGTCTGGAAATGAAAGAAGCATTAATTGAAGCGGGTGGCACTCGTATCAGACCTATTTTAATGACTGCAATAGCAACAATTGGTGCATTAATTCCATTGTTATTTGGTCAAGATAGTTCAATTCTTATTTCAAAAGGATTGGCAGCTACTGTAATAGGCGGTTTAGTTTCTTCAACAATATTGACACTCATCGTCGTTCCAGTTATTTACGAAATCTTGTTCACCCTAAAGAATAAATTTTCTAGAAAATGGAATAATAAATAG
- a CDS encoding VOC family protein, translating into MELKFDHIIHYIDQLNQFEFPGKLLKLHNGGKHHQFGTYNQLSYINGNYIELLDVEDKEKLKKVAKTEEGRVSFATKIAQDDFNQGFKTICLRTKNIEEVKATLQKKNIDVIGPVRMERENKKGDKVGWQLLYIADPSYNVKPPFFIQWDESEAYKEESLKDLYQKQFSIETLVVSSEKRNLTVDNWIKWYDMKVVDETDTYTDLILADDDILFRIEDGKDPGYHTLVIKDSEATSPYSIIIRGAKYRFEPIN; encoded by the coding sequence ATGGAGCTTAAGTTTGATCACATTATTCATTACATTGATCAACTCAATCAATTTGAATTTCCTGGGAAATTATTAAAGTTACATAATGGTGGGAAACATCATCAATTTGGTACGTATAACCAGTTATCTTATATTAATGGTAATTATATTGAATTGTTAGATGTTGAAGATAAAGAAAAACTTAAGAAAGTAGCTAAAACAGAAGAGGGACGTGTCTCATTTGCTACTAAAATAGCCCAAGATGACTTTAATCAAGGGTTCAAGACAATTTGTTTGCGAACTAAAAACATAGAAGAAGTTAAAGCAACTTTACAAAAGAAAAATATTGATGTCATAGGACCTGTTCGTATGGAAAGGGAAAATAAAAAAGGGGATAAAGTAGGATGGCAACTTTTATATATAGCAGATCCTAGCTATAATGTTAAACCTCCATTCTTCATTCAATGGGATGAGAGTGAAGCATATAAAGAAGAAAGTTTAAAAGACTTGTATCAGAAGCAATTCTCAATAGAAACGCTTGTTGTGAGTAGTGAAAAACGCAATTTAACAGTAGACAATTGGATCAAATGGTATGACATGAAAGTTGTAGATGAAACTGATACGTATACTGACCTCATTTTAGCGGATGATGATATCCTTTTTAGAATTGAAGATGGAAAAGACCCAGGCTATCACACTCTAGTGATTAAAGATTCAGAAGCGACATCTCCATATTCAATAATAATTAGAGGTGCAAAATATCGCTTTGAACCTATAAATTAA
- a CDS encoding MarR family transcriptional regulator: MLLMLNNAFFNSFIGVYRPYTKLTQPILDKHDIHTGQWLVLRDIANFQPTTLAKISNRRSIEKPTTRKIVKVLLDNKWISTEQGSDKREKLLRLTTEGQALFETINKEISVIQKDIIKKVGLTEAQLTEITKVMSQIHETLIKEEK; this comes from the coding sequence GTGTTATTAATGTTAAACAATGCTTTCTTCAATAGTTTTATAGGTGTATACAGACCATACACAAAATTAACTCAACCGATTTTAGATAAACATGATATTCATACTGGGCAATGGCTTGTTTTAAGAGACATAGCAAATTTTCAACCAACTACATTAGCAAAAATTTCTAATCGACGTTCTATCGAAAAACCAACTACTCGTAAAATAGTTAAAGTACTCCTTGATAATAAATGGATTAGTACAGAACAAGGTAGTGATAAGAGAGAGAAATTACTAAGACTAACCACTGAAGGACAAGCCTTGTTTGAAACTATAAATAAAGAAATTTCGGTAATACAAAAAGATATTATAAAGAAAGTAGGCTTAACAGAAGCACAACTAACAGAAATTACAAAAGTTATGTCTCAAATACATGAGACACTTATTAAGGAGGAAAAATAA
- a CDS encoding MFS transporter, with the protein MNEAIPTKDPIFTKSFNLNFVINFFVYLCMYLLIVVIAGYSKTEFHASDSLAGLVVGLFIVGSLIGRFITGKYVNSFGPKKILIFGLICLIITQLLYFIPGSVWFLMIVRLLNGIATAIATTATGTIAAYVTPPTRKSEGISLFSLSLVLGTAIGPFFGMLLMNSFSIQILFMICVILGVLSGLLSLFIKIDFKTVASKNDTSNRKAFSLGNFIAKEAIPVAIVMMLIGVTYAAILTYLQAFAVERNLVTAASYFFIFYAVASLVTRPIAGRLMDDKNENVVVYPAFIFLIISFAMLMFSFDGWVLLIAGIALGIGYGNLSSSMQAIAIKVSPSTKYGLATSTYFIGLDIGIGFGPSFLGLFTHMITYSQLYGIMAILGIITLFIYFVVHGRNVKHQ; encoded by the coding sequence ATGAACGAAGCGATACCTACTAAAGATCCCATATTTACTAAAAGCTTTAATCTCAATTTTGTAATTAACTTTTTCGTATATTTATGTATGTATCTTTTGATAGTAGTCATAGCTGGTTATAGTAAAACTGAATTTCATGCTTCTGATTCACTTGCTGGGCTGGTCGTAGGTTTATTCATAGTTGGCTCACTTATTGGACGATTTATCACAGGAAAATACGTTAACTCTTTTGGGCCAAAAAAGATACTCATTTTCGGATTAATTTGTTTAATCATTACTCAATTACTTTACTTCATTCCAGGTTCAGTGTGGTTCTTGATGATAGTAAGATTACTTAACGGTATTGCTACTGCAATCGCTACTACCGCAACAGGTACCATTGCTGCTTACGTGACACCACCTACACGTAAAAGTGAAGGAATTAGTTTATTTTCTTTAAGCTTAGTTTTGGGTACAGCGATTGGTCCTTTCTTCGGCATGTTGCTAATGAATTCATTTTCAATTCAAATTCTATTTATGATTTGTGTAATATTAGGAGTATTGAGCGGTTTACTATCACTCTTTATAAAAATTGATTTTAAAACTGTTGCATCTAAAAATGATACGTCTAATCGAAAAGCATTTAGTTTGGGGAATTTTATCGCAAAAGAAGCAATTCCTGTTGCGATTGTCATGATGTTAATTGGTGTCACATACGCTGCGATTCTCACTTACTTACAAGCATTTGCAGTTGAAAGAAACTTAGTAACTGCCGCAAGTTACTTCTTCATATTTTATGCAGTAGCTTCACTTGTGACACGCCCAATTGCAGGTCGATTAATGGATGATAAAAATGAAAATGTAGTTGTTTATCCTGCATTTATTTTCTTAATCATAAGTTTTGCAATGTTAATGTTTAGTTTTGATGGCTGGGTATTACTCATTGCTGGTATTGCATTAGGTATCGGGTATGGTAACTTATCTTCCTCAATGCAAGCCATTGCAATTAAAGTATCACCTTCAACGAAGTACGGCTTAGCTACATCAACTTATTTTATTGGTTTAGATATCGGTATTGGCTTCGGACCATCATTCCTAGGCCTTTTCACACATATGATTACTTATAGTCAATTATATGGCATTATGGCAATATTAGGCATAATTACGTTATTTATTTATTTTGTAGTTCATGGTCGTAATGTTAAGCATCAATAG
- a CDS encoding SarA family transcriptional regulator, whose translation MSNKVQRFIASERELSQLKHWLKTTYRISIEEFVVLYKVYADTKISGKELRDTLHFEMLWDTSKIDVIIRKIYKKELISKLRSETDERQVFYFFDAKQKKLLDKMTGEIETISIAN comes from the coding sequence ATGAGTAACAAAGTACAACGTTTTATCGCATCTGAAAGAGAATTAAGTCAACTTAAACATTGGTTAAAGACGACTTATCGCATTTCGATTGAAGAATTTGTGGTTTTATACAAAGTTTATGCAGATACTAAGATTAGTGGTAAAGAACTCCGTGATACATTACATTTTGAAATGTTATGGGATACAAGTAAAATTGATGTAATTATAAGAAAGATTTACAAAAAAGAGTTAATTTCTAAATTACGTTCTGAAACAGATGAAAGACAAGTATTCTATTTCTTTGATGCTAAACAAAAGAAATTATTAGATAAAATGACTGGTGAAATTGAAACAATTAGTATTGCTAATTAA
- the mspA gene encoding membrane stabilizing protein MspA: MQFYLILLPILYLIVAYISIFKMHSIFTRILRIIMGILLLFVVAITTLQFPKENWWVFIVLLLLVGNIEVTGFKELKGDKKGVNILNIISIILIVIYVILTLFLY, from the coding sequence ATGCAATTTTATCTAATTTTGTTGCCCATTTTATACTTAATTGTCGCATATATTAGTATTTTTAAAATGCACTCGATTTTCACGAGAATTTTAAGAATTATTATGGGTATTTTATTATTGTTCGTCGTTGCGATTACGACGCTACAATTTCCGAAAGAAAATTGGTGGGTATTTATCGTGTTATTACTCCTAGTTGGTAACATTGAGGTTACAGGCTTTAAAGAACTTAAAGGCGATAAAAAAGGTGTTAACATTTTAAATATCATTTCAATTATTTTAATAGTAATTTATGTAATTTTAACGCTATTTTTATATTAA
- a CDS encoding glucose 1-dehydrogenase codes for MFKELENKVVVITGAGSGIGKSFAENFGKAKSKVVLNYRSDRHLDEIDELKNTIQNAGGQAIAVQGDVAVEEDVKNLVQSAVDQFGTLDIMINNAGFEKPIPTHEMSNAEWQKVIDINLTGAFTGSREAINQFLKENKKGVIINISSVHDTIPWPNYVNYAASKGGLKLMMETMSMEYAQYGIRINNISPGAIVTEHTREKFSDPKTREETLEMIPAREIGEAQDISNVALFLASDLASYIHGTTIYVDGGMTNYPAFMGGKG; via the coding sequence ATGTTTAAAGAATTAGAAAACAAAGTAGTTGTTATTACTGGAGCTGGTAGTGGTATTGGTAAATCATTTGCCGAAAACTTTGGGAAAGCTAAATCTAAAGTAGTATTAAACTATCGCTCTGATCGTCATTTAGATGAAATAGATGAACTAAAAAATACGATTCAAAATGCTGGCGGACAAGCTATTGCAGTTCAAGGTGATGTTGCTGTAGAAGAAGATGTTAAAAATCTTGTTCAATCAGCAGTTGATCAATTTGGTACATTAGATATTATGATTAACAATGCTGGTTTTGAAAAACCAATCCCAACACATGAAATGTCTAATGCTGAATGGCAAAAAGTCATAGATATTAACTTAACAGGTGCATTTACAGGTTCTCGTGAGGCGATTAATCAATTTCTTAAAGAAAATAAAAAAGGTGTCATAATCAATATCTCAAGCGTTCATGACACAATTCCTTGGCCTAACTATGTCAATTACGCTGCAAGTAAAGGCGGATTAAAGTTAATGATGGAAACTATGTCAATGGAATATGCTCAGTATGGTATTCGTATCAATAATATTTCTCCAGGCGCCATTGTCACTGAACATACTCGAGAAAAATTTTCTGATCCTAAAACACGTGAAGAAACGTTAGAAATGATCCCAGCACGTGAAATTGGTGAAGCTCAAGATATTTCAAACGTCGCATTATTTTTAGCCTCTGATTTAGCAAGCTATATTCATGGTACAACTATTTATGTTGACGGTGGTATGACTAATTATCCAGCATTTATGGGTGGTAAAGGATAA